One part of the [Pantoea] beijingensis genome encodes these proteins:
- a CDS encoding ankyrin repeat domain-containing protein, whose protein sequence is MQVQKYSQLPNELMHGVLSNLKDDAKSLAAMSATGKHHRTHALYTFSSFPDAHKQQQLLKAVYERDETTIRFILSSRIHPNLINQPTSFQHRMHNAWACAISSSRENIVNMLASYPGAVPTLENLTQGLLHHQSSLFPIMLNKALSADPNLLHSEGTSMLNSAIESRKYEIVPILIQHTGVDINNTQINGHQLQLPPLGRAIQYDDEKMVNILLTSPNIDVNKTDQAGNAPLHLLLRDQPPRRHLAQSLLSDTRLNPNLKNAEGLSPLHMTSRYRPMPFVHNQHQVTVYQPDMKAMEMLLKYPNIDVNLQDNHKGNTALHICAKSGNSKGIELLLRHPDINLNIKNRQGETARDVAKHYKNPAISQMLKQDSSLLAKIKKWKI, encoded by the coding sequence ATGCAAGTTCAAAAATACAGCCAACTACCGAACGAACTGATGCACGGCGTGTTATCAAATCTGAAAGATGACGCAAAATCACTGGCCGCGATGTCAGCAACAGGTAAGCACCATCGCACACATGCTCTTTACACCTTTAGCTCTTTCCCCGACGCCCACAAACAGCAACAGTTATTAAAAGCGGTTTATGAACGCGATGAAACCACCATACGCTTTATTCTTTCCAGTCGCATTCATCCGAATTTGATCAACCAACCGACGTCTTTCCAACATCGGATGCATAATGCCTGGGCATGTGCGATCTCAAGCTCGCGAGAGAACATCGTCAACATGCTGGCGTCCTATCCTGGCGCGGTACCCACACTTGAGAACCTGACCCAGGGTCTGCTGCACCATCAATCATCCTTATTTCCTATCATGCTTAACAAAGCCCTGAGTGCGGATCCAAATCTGCTACACAGTGAGGGGACCAGCATGCTCAATTCTGCTATCGAAAGCAGGAAGTATGAGATAGTCCCCATTCTGATTCAGCATACTGGCGTGGATATCAATAACACCCAAATAAATGGCCACCAGCTGCAGCTGCCGCCACTTGGACGCGCTATTCAGTATGATGATGAGAAAATGGTCAATATACTGCTCACGTCACCCAACATTGATGTCAATAAAACCGATCAGGCGGGCAATGCTCCGCTGCATCTCTTGCTGCGCGATCAGCCCCCGAGACGTCATTTAGCCCAGAGTTTACTCAGCGACACCCGCCTCAACCCTAATCTTAAGAACGCAGAAGGGCTATCACCCTTACATATGACCAGCCGATATCGCCCCATGCCCTTCGTTCATAATCAGCATCAAGTCACGGTATATCAGCCGGATATGAAAGCGATGGAAATGCTACTGAAATATCCAAACATTGACGTCAATTTGCAGGATAATCACAAAGGAAATACTGCACTACACATCTGTGCCAAATCAGGTAACAGCAAGGGCATTGAACTGCTGCTCAGGCATCCCGATATCAATTTGAATATAAAGAATCGACAAGGCGAGACCGCGCGAGATGTAGCTAAACACTATAAAAATCCAGCGATATCACAGATGCTAAAACAGGATTCGTCTCTGTTGGCTAAGATAAAAAAATGGAAAATCTAG
- a CDS encoding ABC transporter permease, with translation MRNFILRRLLQTIPMLFLASLIIFMLFAKTPGDFIDGNITLTAQRAAELKALYGLDQPLLSRYLHWLGQLLRGDLGFSLQYQIPVSQLLNQYIWNSFLLALVALVFYWGIALTIGVVTALKPGSLFDHLVSVIIFAAMSFPTFFLCLLLIKWFAVDLHWLPVGGMTNIGSDVTGWAWVTQVAAHLVLPVLALVMLQAGSLTRYFRASMLDVVKMDFIRTARAKGLREGTVIMKHALRNALLPIITLLGFELPGLFSGALITEKVFNWPGAGHIHIDSLAARDYPVLMGFTLFLAVLTILGNLIADVLYAWADPRIRVRA, from the coding sequence ATGAGAAATTTCATTCTGCGGCGTTTGCTGCAAACCATACCGATGCTGTTCCTCGCCTCACTGATTATCTTCATGCTGTTTGCCAAAACGCCCGGTGACTTTATTGATGGAAATATCACGCTGACCGCGCAGCGAGCGGCTGAATTAAAGGCGCTATACGGCCTCGATCAGCCACTATTAAGCCGTTATCTGCACTGGCTGGGGCAACTGCTGCGTGGCGATTTAGGTTTTTCGCTGCAGTACCAAATTCCCGTGAGCCAGTTACTGAATCAGTATATCTGGAACTCTTTTTTGTTAGCGCTGGTGGCACTGGTGTTTTACTGGGGTATTGCGCTGACGATAGGCGTCGTGACCGCGCTAAAGCCGGGATCGCTGTTTGATCATCTGGTCAGCGTTATCATCTTTGCCGCAATGTCCTTCCCCACTTTTTTTCTCTGTTTGCTGCTGATCAAATGGTTTGCCGTTGACCTGCACTGGCTACCGGTTGGCGGCATGACCAATATCGGCAGTGACGTCACCGGTTGGGCGTGGGTGACCCAGGTTGCCGCCCATCTGGTACTGCCGGTGCTGGCGCTGGTGATGCTGCAGGCGGGCAGCCTGACGCGCTATTTTCGTGCCAGCATGCTGGATGTGGTGAAGATGGACTTCATCCGCACCGCGCGCGCCAAAGGGCTGCGTGAGGGAACGGTCATCATGAAGCATGCGCTGCGTAATGCGCTGTTGCCGATTATCACCTTGCTGGGTTTTGAATTGCCGGGACTGTTCTCCGGGGCGCTGATCACCGAAAAAGTGTTTAACTGGCCGGGTGCCGGGCATATCCATATCGATTCACTGGCGGCGCGCGATTATCCGGTACTGATGGGCTTTACGCTGTTTCTGGCAGTGCTGACAATTTTAGGTAACCTGATCGCCGATGTGCTGTACGCCTGGGCCGATCCACGTATTCGGGTGAGGGCATAA
- the opp4C gene encoding oligopeptide ABC transporter permease translates to MFGSLFSTRRLRKAEIPVLSQVTPSPLRQAWRALRRNRLAMFCMILLVVMALWCVLGPLWSPWGDDATDALMINKPPSAQHWLGTDFLGRDVYTRLLMAGRISLIVGLLTMLLSVTLGYLLGAISGYVGGLTDKLIMRFADLVMTIPSLPLLIVMGAMLSELDFSPDSRVYMVVVMLSLLEWPKLARLVRGQILSLRERDFMLATRVLGLSARRRLLGHLLPNTIPVLVVMATMAVANAILSESALSYLGLGVVPPTPSWGNMMDAANSLIDFQRRPWLWMPPGVAIFITVIAINVLGDGLRDALDPRMTRSKR, encoded by the coding sequence ATGTTCGGTTCACTGTTTTCCACGCGACGCCTGCGTAAGGCGGAGATCCCGGTGTTATCGCAGGTGACGCCTTCGCCTTTGCGTCAGGCCTGGCGTGCGCTGCGGCGCAACCGGCTGGCAATGTTCTGTATGATTCTGTTGGTGGTCATGGCGCTGTGGTGCGTGCTGGGGCCGCTGTGGTCGCCGTGGGGTGACGATGCTACCGATGCCCTGATGATTAACAAGCCGCCGAGTGCGCAGCACTGGCTGGGAACAGATTTTCTTGGCCGTGATGTCTATACGCGCCTGCTGATGGCCGGGCGTATTTCGCTGATTGTTGGCCTGCTGACCATGCTGCTTTCCGTCACACTCGGCTATCTGCTGGGCGCGATATCCGGCTACGTTGGCGGTCTGACCGATAAGCTGATTATGCGTTTTGCTGACCTGGTGATGACAATACCGAGCCTGCCATTACTGATTGTGATGGGCGCAATGCTCTCTGAACTGGATTTCTCGCCTGATTCCCGCGTTTACATGGTGGTGGTGATGCTTAGCCTGCTGGAGTGGCCGAAGCTGGCACGGCTGGTACGCGGACAAATTCTCTCACTGCGGGAGCGTGATTTTATGCTGGCGACGCGCGTGCTGGGCCTGTCGGCACGGCGGCGGTTGTTGGGGCATCTGTTACCGAACACCATCCCGGTTCTGGTGGTGATGGCGACGATGGCGGTAGCCAACGCGATTCTGAGCGAATCGGCGTTAAGTTATCTGGGGTTGGGCGTGGTTCCGCCGACGCCATCGTGGGGAAATATGATGGATGCGGCGAACAGCCTGATTGATTTTCAGCGCCGCCCCTGGCTGTGGATGCCGCCGGGTGTGGCTATTTTTATTACCGTGATTGCGATTAACGTGCTGGGTGATGGCCTGCGTGATGCGCTGGATCCGCGTATGACAAGGAGTAAGCGATGA
- a CDS encoding ABC transporter ATP-binding protein — MTEPLIQFDRLSVSFAGEQQRVRAVQDVSFAIRAGQTVGIVGESGCGKSVTAMSLMGLLPPQAARIDGGEIRFQGNDLLKLKTSKMADLRGSQLAMIFQEPMSALNPVLTIGEQLVEPLIRHRGESPKQAWQHATQRITEVGLARAESLMRSYPHQLSGGMLQRIMIAMALSCRPQLLIADEPTTALDVTVQAQILRLLRDQARQHQMALLLITHDLGVIAQMAEYVVVMYAGRIVEQGATAEVLHHPLHPYTRGLIASRPVPGERRRRLYSIPGQVPDLAELPPWCAFFDRCERATERCRQGIPVLSGEVHQAACFYSGIDLPAQGRAAG, encoded by the coding sequence ATGACGGAACCGTTGATTCAGTTTGACCGGCTGTCCGTTTCATTTGCCGGCGAACAGCAGCGAGTGCGTGCTGTTCAGGATGTCTCGTTTGCAATACGCGCCGGGCAAACCGTGGGCATTGTCGGTGAGTCGGGCTGTGGGAAAAGCGTCACGGCGATGTCGCTAATGGGACTGCTGCCTCCGCAGGCGGCACGCATTGATGGCGGCGAGATCCGCTTCCAGGGTAACGATCTGCTGAAGCTTAAGACCTCAAAAATGGCCGACCTGCGCGGCAGCCAGCTGGCGATGATTTTTCAGGAACCGATGTCGGCACTCAATCCGGTATTAACCATTGGTGAACAACTGGTTGAGCCGCTAATTCGCCATCGCGGAGAGTCACCGAAGCAGGCCTGGCAACATGCCACGCAACGGATTACCGAAGTTGGGCTGGCGCGTGCAGAGAGCCTGATGCGCAGCTATCCGCACCAGCTTTCCGGTGGCATGCTTCAACGTATTATGATTGCGATGGCGTTGAGCTGCCGGCCCCAGTTGTTGATTGCCGATGAACCCACCACCGCGCTGGACGTGACGGTGCAGGCGCAGATCCTACGGCTCCTGCGCGATCAGGCGCGCCAGCATCAGATGGCGCTGCTGCTGATCACCCATGATCTGGGGGTTATTGCCCAGATGGCGGAGTACGTGGTGGTAATGTATGCCGGCAGAATTGTTGAGCAAGGTGCAACCGCGGAGGTACTGCATCATCCACTTCATCCTTACACGCGCGGGTTGATTGCTTCGCGTCCGGTGCCGGGTGAACGCCGTCGTCGGCTCTATTCGATTCCCGGCCAAGTCCCGGATTTGGCTGAATTGCCGCCATGGTGCGCGTTTTTTGATCGTTGTGAGCGGGCAACGGAACGCTGTCGGCAGGGGATACCTGTGCTGAGCGGCGAAGTTCACCAGGCCGCCTGTTTTTACAGCGGTATCGATCTGCCCGCACAGGGCAGAGCAGCAGGGTAA
- a CDS encoding ABC transporter ATP-binding protein, with translation MKTENVIEVTDLKKYFPLSDGLFGQQTGELRAVDGVSFTIRKGTIFGLVGESGSGKTTVGRTLLGLYEKTSGSVKFRGQDLDHLDAKALKALRPKIQLVFQDPYSSLNPRLRVGDAIGEAMLEHRLCTRAELRNKVNEVMKICGLSPQHYNRFPHEFSGGQRQRIGIARALILQPDFIVADEPISALDVSIQAQIINLFSDLRDERGVTFLFISHDLGVVEHLCDDIAVMYLGQLVETASRDALFRQPLHPYTQALLAAVPTLDPASEPVVSVQGEIPDPSRPPAGCRFSSRCPLATARCRSEVPLLREKESGHWVACHLV, from the coding sequence ATGAAGACAGAGAACGTAATTGAAGTAACCGACCTGAAAAAATACTTCCCGCTAAGTGACGGTCTGTTCGGGCAGCAGACCGGTGAACTGCGGGCAGTGGACGGCGTAAGTTTTACGATCCGTAAAGGCACTATTTTTGGCCTCGTCGGTGAGTCGGGGAGCGGTAAAACCACCGTCGGGCGTACCCTGCTGGGGCTTTATGAGAAAACCTCTGGCAGCGTGAAGTTCCGTGGTCAGGACCTCGATCACCTGGATGCGAAAGCGTTAAAGGCGCTGAGGCCGAAAATTCAGTTGGTGTTTCAGGATCCCTACAGTTCGCTCAACCCACGCCTGCGCGTCGGGGATGCCATTGGTGAAGCGATGCTGGAACATCGGCTCTGCACGCGGGCTGAGCTGCGGAATAAAGTGAATGAGGTGATGAAGATCTGTGGGCTGTCACCGCAGCACTATAATCGTTTTCCTCATGAGTTTTCCGGTGGTCAGCGCCAGCGTATTGGTATTGCACGTGCGCTGATTCTACAACCGGATTTTATCGTGGCCGATGAACCGATCTCTGCGCTGGACGTCTCCATTCAGGCGCAGATTATTAATCTCTTCTCCGACCTTCGTGACGAACGCGGCGTGACTTTTCTGTTTATCTCACACGATCTCGGCGTGGTGGAACATCTGTGTGATGACATTGCTGTGATGTACCTCGGTCAACTGGTGGAAACGGCGAGTCGTGATGCGCTGTTCCGTCAGCCGCTACATCCTTATACTCAGGCGTTGCTGGCGGCAGTGCCAACGCTTGATCCCGCCAGTGAACCGGTGGTGAGCGTGCAGGGCGAAATCCCCGACCCGAGCCGGCCACCTGCCGGGTGCCGCTTCTCCAGCCGCTGTCCGCTGGCGACGGCGCGTTGCCGCAGTGAGGTGCCGTTGCTGCGCGAGAAAGAAAGCGGACATTGGGTTGCCTGCCATTTGGTGTAA
- the greB gene encoding transcription elongation factor GreB yields MPTRIITREGYTRLQEEHDHLWNVKRPEITKIVSWAASLGDRSENADYTYNKRILRQIDRRVHFLRKLMPQLQIVDYSPQQEGRVFFGAWVEIENEQGDTRKFRIVGHEEIYGDKKDYISIDSPMARALLKKQVDDDVVVSTPTGDKTWFVTAIRYQPE; encoded by the coding sequence ATGCCAACCAGAATAATAACACGCGAAGGCTACACCAGACTTCAGGAAGAACACGACCATTTATGGAACGTTAAACGCCCTGAGATTACCAAAATCGTGTCGTGGGCAGCCAGCCTGGGCGATCGCTCCGAGAACGCTGATTATACCTATAATAAGCGCATTTTACGTCAGATTGACCGCCGGGTTCATTTTCTGCGGAAGTTGATGCCGCAGCTCCAGATTGTGGACTATTCCCCTCAGCAGGAAGGGCGTGTTTTCTTCGGCGCTTGGGTTGAGATCGAAAATGAACAAGGTGATACGCGGAAATTCAGAATTGTTGGTCATGAAGAGATTTACGGTGATAAGAAGGATTATATCTCGATAGATTCACCGATGGCGCGGGCGCTGTTAAAGAAGCAGGTCGATGATGACGTCGTGGTTAGCACGCCAACCGGGGATAAAACCTGGTTTGTTACGGCTATCCGCTATCAGCCAGAATAA
- the lldD gene encoding FMN-dependent L-lactate dehydrogenase LldD, producing MIISSAKDYRAAAKAKIPPFLFHYADGGAYDEYTLRRNSEDLASIALRQRILRNMSSLSLETQLFGETLAMPVALAPVGLCGMYARRGEVQAARAADKKGIPFTLSTVSVCPIEEVAPAMKRPMWFQLYVLRDRGFMRNALERAQAAGCTTLVFTVDMPVPGARYRDAHSGMSGPNAAMRRYLQSLTHPQWAWDVGINGRPHDLGNISTYRGEPTNLEDYIGWLANNFDPSISWQDLEWIREFWKGPMIIKGILDPEDARDAVRFGADGIVVSNHGGRQLDGVLSSARALPAIADAVKGDIAILADGGIRSGLDVVRMIALGADTVLLGRAFLYALATAGEAGVTNLLNLFEKEMRVAMTLTGARSIAEITRESLTFNP from the coding sequence GTGATCATCTCTTCTGCAAAAGATTATCGGGCCGCGGCAAAGGCTAAAATCCCCCCTTTCCTGTTTCATTACGCCGATGGCGGGGCATACGACGAATATACGCTGAGGCGTAACAGTGAGGATCTGGCCTCAATCGCGCTGCGCCAGCGTATTTTACGCAATATGTCGTCACTTAGCCTCGAAACACAGCTATTTGGCGAAACGTTGGCGATGCCCGTCGCGCTGGCTCCGGTGGGCTTGTGCGGCATGTACGCACGGCGCGGAGAGGTTCAGGCGGCCCGTGCGGCGGATAAAAAAGGGATCCCGTTTACGCTATCAACGGTATCCGTTTGCCCGATAGAAGAAGTCGCTCCCGCGATGAAACGCCCGATGTGGTTTCAGTTGTATGTGCTGCGCGATCGGGGCTTTATGCGTAATGCCCTGGAGCGTGCGCAGGCAGCCGGTTGTACAACACTGGTGTTTACCGTGGACATGCCCGTACCCGGTGCGCGCTATCGCGATGCGCATTCCGGTATGAGCGGCCCCAATGCAGCGATGCGTCGCTATCTGCAATCCTTAACGCATCCGCAGTGGGCCTGGGATGTTGGGATAAACGGCAGGCCGCATGACTTAGGCAATATCTCCACCTATCGCGGCGAGCCCACCAACCTTGAAGATTATATCGGCTGGCTGGCGAATAATTTTGATCCTTCGATTTCCTGGCAAGATTTGGAGTGGATCCGTGAGTTCTGGAAAGGCCCGATGATTATTAAAGGCATTCTCGATCCGGAAGATGCCCGTGACGCAGTACGTTTCGGTGCCGACGGTATTGTCGTTTCCAACCATGGCGGTCGCCAGCTTGACGGTGTGTTATCTTCTGCGCGTGCACTGCCCGCTATTGCCGATGCGGTCAAAGGGGATATTGCTATTCTGGCGGACGGCGGCATCCGCAGCGGGCTGGATGTGGTGCGGATGATCGCGCTGGGTGCCGATACGGTGTTACTGGGTCGCGCTTTTCTCTACGCGCTGGCCACCGCCGGGGAAGCGGGCGTCACTAACCTGCTTAACCTGTTTGAAAAAGAGATGCGCGTCGCCATGACGCTAACGGGCGCACGTTCAATTGCCGAAATCACCCGCGAATCCCTGACGTTTAATCCTTAA
- a CDS encoding ABC transporter substrate-binding protein, with amino-acid sequence MARLFNGLPAQTLRYSTLLKTAIFSGAVLFSSLSAAEDVLKDGITPATDASQIPAAAKLRKDTVIAGISEPQGIFNPYFFVNGWDENVTNVIFSRLIDWDSQGKLVPGLAESWKVTPDGKTYIIKLRPNLTFSDGSPLTAEDVAFTLTVLYDPQYDGDTDISLANIAGGSDYKAGKADSVSGLKVIDPLTLQVTTTQPGATTLQKIGGPVLSKAYYGKGYQRGKLDYLRTLHGKPLGNGPYVYDKYIPGQEIRFHANTHFYRGTPATPRFIYRVTNPSTNFQLFQTGDTDYDAFTSRPDDIEQLKLLGFANINLYGSSDYSRVEFNLKRPVLQDVKVRQALIYGLDRQKLIDVVYQGYGSVAVEPIAPISWAYNTQNVNPYHYDQAQAKKLLDEAGWKVGPDGIRVKDGKRLELSLLVSKKVLNDALIPIAKENYQQIGILLKPQVIDFNALMSQRKAGNYDLASFSTSTLNDPHDGVWDYYSTEADVQGYHNAEVDKLINAGNATLDIEKRKPIYHQLYQILADDPPAILLGYRKILSASSARVTGFKPDIYNGLTGSLPDVKIVK; translated from the coding sequence TTGGCAAGGCTATTCAATGGTTTACCCGCCCAGACTTTGCGTTACTCCACACTGTTAAAAACCGCGATTTTTAGCGGAGCTGTGCTCTTTTCCTCACTTTCCGCTGCGGAAGACGTATTAAAAGATGGCATCACGCCTGCCACCGATGCCAGCCAGATTCCGGCCGCGGCGAAGCTGCGCAAAGACACGGTAATAGCAGGAATATCTGAACCCCAGGGGATTTTTAACCCTTACTTTTTTGTCAACGGATGGGATGAAAACGTCACCAACGTTATTTTCTCGCGTCTGATCGACTGGGACAGCCAGGGAAAACTGGTGCCCGGACTGGCTGAGAGTTGGAAGGTCACCCCGGATGGAAAAACCTACATCATTAAGCTGCGCCCAAATTTAACCTTTAGCGATGGTTCACCGCTGACGGCAGAAGACGTCGCCTTTACGCTGACGGTGCTCTATGACCCACAATATGACGGTGATACCGATATTAGCCTCGCCAACATCGCGGGTGGATCGGACTATAAAGCCGGTAAAGCGGATAGCGTCAGTGGCCTGAAAGTGATCGATCCATTAACGTTGCAGGTGACCACTACGCAGCCTGGCGCGACCACGTTGCAGAAAATTGGCGGCCCTGTGCTGTCGAAAGCGTATTACGGTAAGGGCTATCAGCGCGGTAAACTAGACTACCTGCGTACACTCCACGGTAAGCCGCTGGGTAATGGGCCGTACGTTTATGATAAATATATCCCGGGCCAGGAAATTCGCTTCCATGCGAACACACATTTCTATCGGGGCACACCGGCGACGCCGCGTTTTATTTATCGGGTGACCAATCCGTCGACCAATTTCCAGCTGTTCCAGACCGGTGATACCGATTACGACGCCTTTACCTCACGTCCGGACGATATCGAACAGCTTAAGCTGCTGGGCTTTGCCAATATCAATCTGTATGGCTCAAGCGACTACAGCCGGGTTGAATTCAACCTGAAGCGTCCGGTGCTGCAGGATGTTAAGGTTCGTCAGGCGCTGATTTACGGTCTGGATCGCCAAAAGCTGATCGATGTGGTTTATCAGGGCTATGGCAGCGTGGCGGTGGAACCTATCGCCCCCATCTCCTGGGCTTACAATACGCAAAACGTCAATCCGTACCATTACGATCAGGCGCAGGCGAAAAAATTGCTGGATGAAGCGGGCTGGAAAGTGGGGCCGGATGGTATTCGCGTTAAAGACGGAAAGCGTCTGGAACTGAGCCTGTTGGTGAGTAAAAAAGTGCTGAATGACGCATTGATCCCGATTGCCAAAGAGAACTATCAGCAAATCGGTATCCTGCTGAAACCCCAAGTTATTGATTTTAATGCGTTGATGTCACAGCGTAAAGCGGGCAATTACGATTTGGCCTCTTTCAGTACCAGCACGTTAAACGATCCACATGATGGCGTCTGGGACTATTACAGCACAGAAGCAGACGTACAGGGTTATCATAACGCAGAGGTGGATAAACTCATCAATGCCGGTAACGCAACGCTGGATATTGAAAAACGTAAGCCGATTTATCATCAGCTGTATCAGATACTGGCTGACGATCCACCGGCGATCCTGTTAGGTTACCGTAAAATCCTTTCCGCCAGCAGCGCCCGCGTGACCGGCTTTAAACCGGATATTTATAACGGACTGACTGGTAGTTTGCCGGATGTGAAAATCGTCAAGTAA
- a CDS encoding Tex family protein, with product MMNDSLSRIIASELQARAEQVEAAVRLLDEGNTVPFIARYRKEVTGGLDDTQLRLLETRLGYLRELEERRQSILKSIGEQGKLTDELAAAINGTMSKTELEDLYLPYKPKRRTRGQIAIEAGLEPLADTLWQQPSHDPETLAAGYVDADKGVADVKAALDGARYILMERFAEDAALLAKVRDYLWKNAHLVSRVIEGKEEEGAKFRDYFDHHEALATVPSHRALAMFRGRNEGVLQLALNADPQFDEPPRESHGEQIIIDHLQLRLNNAPADSWRKAVVSWTWRIKVLLHLETELMGSVRERAEDEAINVFARNLHDLLMAAPAGMRATMGLDPGLRTGVKVAVVDATGKLVATDTIYPHTGQAAKAAAAVAALCTKHQVELVAIGNGTASRETERFYLEVQKQFPQVQGQKVIVSEAGASVYSASELAALEFPDLDVSLRGAVSIARRLQDPLAELVKIDPKSIGVGQYQHDVSQNQLAKKLDAVVEDCVNGVGVDLNTASVALLMRVAGLTKMMAQNIVSWRDENGRFQDRQQLLKVSRLGPKAFEQCAGFLRINHGNNPLDASTVHPEAYPVVERILSATRQALSDLMGNPSELRNLKAVDFTDERFGVPTVTDIIKELEKPGRDPRPEFKTAQFADGIDTMNDLLPGMILEGSVTNVTNFGAFVDIGVHQDGLVHISSLSDKFVDDPHKVVKAGDIVKVKVMEVDLQRKRIALTMRLDENPGENASRSGGGKPAAVRHTERPAQGKARPRPAASNAGNSAMGDALAAAFGKKR from the coding sequence ATGATGAATGATTCGCTGAGCCGCATTATTGCGAGTGAACTTCAGGCGCGGGCCGAACAAGTTGAAGCCGCCGTCCGTCTGTTGGATGAAGGAAATACCGTGCCGTTTATCGCACGTTATCGTAAGGAAGTGACCGGGGGTTTGGATGACACGCAGCTACGCCTGCTGGAAACACGCCTTGGCTACCTGCGTGAGCTGGAAGAACGACGTCAATCGATTCTGAAATCCATTGGCGAACAGGGGAAACTCACCGATGAACTCGCTGCCGCCATTAACGGTACGATGAGTAAAACCGAACTTGAAGATCTCTATCTCCCCTATAAACCTAAGCGCCGCACGCGCGGCCAGATCGCTATCGAAGCCGGCCTGGAGCCGCTGGCAGACACGTTGTGGCAACAGCCCTCACACGATCCCGAAACCCTGGCAGCCGGATACGTTGACGCTGACAAAGGCGTTGCGGATGTGAAAGCCGCGCTCGATGGCGCCCGCTACATCCTGATGGAACGTTTTGCCGAAGATGCCGCGCTGCTGGCGAAGGTACGCGATTACCTGTGGAAAAACGCGCATCTGGTGTCCCGTGTCATTGAAGGGAAAGAGGAAGAAGGCGCGAAGTTCCGCGATTACTTCGATCATCATGAAGCCCTGGCAACCGTTCCCTCACACCGTGCCCTGGCGATGTTCCGGGGCCGCAATGAAGGCGTGCTGCAACTGGCGCTGAACGCCGATCCCCAATTTGATGAGCCGCCGCGTGAAAGTCACGGCGAGCAGATCATCATCGATCATCTGCAATTGCGCCTGAACAATGCTCCGGCAGATAGCTGGCGTAAAGCGGTGGTGAGCTGGACCTGGCGTATTAAGGTGCTGCTGCACCTCGAAACGGAATTAATGGGCAGCGTGCGTGAACGCGCAGAAGATGAGGCGATCAACGTTTTCGCCCGTAACCTGCACGATCTGCTGATGGCCGCACCTGCGGGGATGCGTGCCACTATGGGGCTTGATCCTGGCTTGCGTACCGGTGTCAAAGTCGCCGTGGTGGATGCCACCGGTAAACTGGTGGCTACTGATACGATTTACCCGCATACCGGCCAGGCAGCAAAAGCCGCCGCAGCGGTCGCTGCACTCTGCACTAAACATCAGGTCGAACTGGTTGCTATCGGCAATGGCACCGCCTCACGTGAAACCGAGCGTTTTTACCTTGAGGTGCAGAAACAGTTCCCGCAAGTTCAGGGCCAGAAAGTGATCGTCAGCGAGGCAGGGGCATCTGTCTATTCGGCGTCAGAACTGGCTGCGCTGGAGTTCCCCGATCTTGATGTTTCACTGCGCGGTGCAGTCTCTATCGCTCGTCGCCTGCAGGATCCGCTGGCCGAACTGGTGAAGATCGATCCAAAATCTATCGGGGTTGGCCAGTATCAGCACGACGTCAGCCAAAATCAGCTGGCGAAAAAGCTGGATGCGGTCGTCGAGGATTGCGTAAACGGCGTTGGCGTGGATCTGAATACCGCCTCTGTGGCATTGCTGATGCGCGTCGCTGGTTTGACTAAGATGATGGCGCAAAATATTGTCAGTTGGCGCGATGAGAATGGCCGCTTTCAGGACCGACAGCAGCTGCTGAAAGTGAGCCGCCTGGGTCCGAAAGCCTTCGAACAGTGTGCTGGCTTCTTGCGTATCAACCACGGCAATAACCCCCTGGATGCCTCAACCGTGCACCCGGAAGCCTACCCGGTTGTCGAGCGTATTCTCTCCGCGACGCGGCAGGCGCTAAGCGATCTGATGGGAAATCCATCCGAACTGCGCAACCTGAAAGCGGTCGACTTCACCGATGAACGTTTTGGCGTGCCGACTGTGACCGATATCATTAAAGAGCTGGAGAAACCGGGCCGCGATCCGCGTCCTGAGTTCAAAACGGCACAGTTTGCCGACGGCATTGATACCATGAACGACCTGCTGCCGGGCATGATACTGGAAGGCTCTGTCACCAACGTCACCAACTTTGGCGCTTTTGTCGATATTGGCGTCCATCAGGATGGCCTGGTTCACATCTCATCACTGTCAGACAAATTCGTCGATGACCCACATAAAGTGGTCAAGGCAGGCGATATCGTCAAAGTGAAGGTGATGGAAGTTGACTTGCAGCGTAAGCGCATCGCGCTGACCATGCGGCTGGATGAAAATCCGGGTGAGAATGCGTCACGCAGCGGAGGCGGTAAGCCGGCAGCAGTTCGTCATACTGAACGCCCGGCCCAGGGTAAAGCACGTCCACGTCCTGCCGCATCAAACGCGGGTAACAGTGCAATGGGCGATGCGCTGGCCGCGGCCTTCGGTAAAAAGCGCTAA